Proteins encoded in a region of the Acidobacteriota bacterium genome:
- a CDS encoding helix-turn-helix transcriptional regulator: MKKRVKTYTISAVAEMYEIHPQTLRMYEREGLLKPSRSEGNTRLFEDSDLERLEVILSLTRDLGVNLAGVEIILNMREKMDAMQREFERFFDYLRLHADEFVRRGSESPTDALIPISRVRRFDPSEEE, translated from the coding sequence ATGAAGAAGCGTGTCAAAACATACACAATAAGTGCCGTGGCGGAGATGTATGAGATACATCCGCAGACGCTTCGGATGTATGAGCGCGAGGGGCTGCTGAAGCCCTCGCGGTCGGAGGGCAACACGCGCCTTTTTGAAGATAGCGACCTGGAACGCCTTGAGGTGATCCTATCTCTCACCCGCGACCTCGGCGTAAACCTCGCGGGCGTTGAGATCATCCTCAACATGCGGGAAAAGATGGACGCCATGCAGCGGGAGTTCGAACGCTTCTTTGACTACCTCCGGCTTCATGCCGATGAGTTCGTCCGCCGCGGAAGTGAAAGCCCGACCGACGCCCTCATTCCCATCTCGCGCGTCCGCCGCTTCGACCCCTCAGAAGAAGAATAA
- a CDS encoding four helix bundle protein, which translates to MASFARLEDIKAWQKALELTMGVYRMTSDGSFSKDFGLRDQIRRAAVSTMANIAEGHGRRTNSEFANFLNLARGSAAEVQSHLYVAKGLGYCGEEDFREMYGLADEVSKMTLSLAKFLRESEKKVA; encoded by the coding sequence ATGGCGAGCTTTGCGCGGCTTGAGGACATTAAGGCCTGGCAAAAAGCTTTGGAATTGACAATGGGTGTTTATCGGATGACATCCGACGGTTCCTTTTCCAAAGATTTTGGGCTGCGTGATCAGATCCGCCGGGCTGCGGTTTCAACAATGGCGAATATCGCTGAAGGACACGGACGCAGAACAAATTCGGAGTTCGCTAATTTTCTGAATTTAGCACGGGGTTCTGCGGCCGAAGTGCAATCGCATCTATATGTAGCGAAAGGGCTTGGGTATTGCGGCGAGGAAGATTTCCGGGAAATGTATGGCCTTGCAGATGAGGTGTCAAAAATGACCTTATCCCTCGCAAAGTTTCTCCGCGAAAGCGAAAAGAAGGTTGCGTAA
- the dnaJ gene encoding molecular chaperone DnaJ, with protein sequence MATKKDYYKTLGVKKDAKADEIKKSYRRLARKFHPDVNPNDKVAEEKFKEVQEAYDVLSDEKKRKVFDRFGYYHENLDADSPFASGATGGGGASPGFDFSGFDFSQESTAGGGSSFRDIFSDLFGGSGAGPRPQPEPPRAMPKRGRDIEIPLALSFEESFSGLTTNITVNRSEQCSRCQGAGDTGGPLVQCSTCKGTGQVMKSGGRLQFAQDCPDCSGTGRRRTPCSLCNGKGTTPKTEQVKIRIPAGVDTGSRVRIPKKGHGGRLGAEPGDLFIVTNVGKNPFLTRKGDNVYVTVPITISEAALGAKIEVPTVEGKAQLKIPPGTESGQKFRLRERGFPSLRNPSLRGDQFVEVKISMPRIISEETKDLLRQFEKLNPENPRKVMGLE encoded by the coding sequence ATGGCCACGAAGAAAGACTATTACAAGACCTTAGGGGTGAAGAAAGACGCCAAGGCGGATGAGATCAAGAAATCTTATCGCCGCCTGGCGCGCAAGTTTCATCCGGACGTAAATCCGAACGATAAGGTCGCCGAGGAAAAGTTCAAAGAGGTCCAGGAGGCCTACGACGTTCTCTCGGATGAGAAAAAGCGGAAGGTTTTCGACCGCTTTGGTTACTATCACGAAAATCTCGATGCCGATTCGCCCTTCGCCTCTGGCGCGACCGGCGGCGGCGGAGCGTCGCCGGGGTTTGATTTCTCAGGCTTTGATTTTTCGCAAGAATCTACCGCTGGCGGCGGCTCGAGCTTCCGGGATATCTTTTCAGATCTCTTTGGCGGAAGCGGAGCGGGCCCCCGGCCGCAGCCCGAACCTCCGCGGGCGATGCCGAAACGCGGCCGCGATATTGAGATACCTCTCGCGCTCAGCTTTGAAGAATCATTTTCCGGCCTGACCACAAATATCACCGTCAATCGCAGCGAGCAATGCTCCCGATGCCAAGGTGCGGGCGACACGGGCGGCCCGCTCGTCCAATGCTCGACCTGTAAAGGCACCGGGCAGGTAATGAAAAGCGGCGGAAGGCTTCAATTTGCCCAAGATTGTCCGGATTGCTCCGGAACAGGAAGGCGCCGAACGCCATGCTCGCTTTGCAACGGCAAAGGAACGACCCCGAAGACCGAGCAGGTAAAGATCCGCATCCCGGCCGGAGTTGATACCGGCTCGCGGGTCCGCATTCCTAAAAAAGGCCACGGCGGAAGGCTCGGGGCCGAACCCGGCGATCTATTTATCGTTACCAACGTTGGGAAAAATCCTTTCCTTACCCGAAAGGGAGATAACGTTTACGTCACCGTCCCGATCACGATCAGCGAAGCAGCTCTTGGTGCCAAGATCGAGGTCCCAACGGTCGAGGGAAAGGCCCAGCTAAAAATACCGCCGGGAACCGAATCAGGACAAAAGTTCCGGCTCCGCGAAAGAGGTTTCCCGTCGCTCAGGAACCCAAGTTTGCGGGGAGATCAGTTCGTAGAGGTAAAAATATCCATGCCGCGGATCATCTCAGAAGAAACAAAAGACCTGCTCCGGCAATTTGAAAAGCTAAACCCGGAAAACCCGAGAAAGGTTATGGGGTTGGAGTGA
- the dnaK gene encoding molecular chaperone DnaK, translated as MSKIIGIDLGTTNSVVAVMEGGEPIVITNAEGGRTTPSVVAFAKDGNRLVGQVAKRQAVTNPENTLYSIKRFMGRKFDEVQGEIKQVPYKVERASNGDVRIDAEGKQYSPPEIAAIVLQKLKQSAEDYLGAKVEKAVITVPAYFNDAQRQATKDAGKIAGLEVLRIVNEPTAAALAYGLDKKKDETIAVFDFGGGTFDISVLEVGEGVVEVKSTNGDTHLGGDDVDEVLIKWIIDEFKKDQGIDLTSDKMALQRLKESAEKAKVELSSTMETEINLPFITADASGPKHLVMKLTRSKFENLVEPVLKRLMPPVEQAIKDAGITAKEIDEIVLVGGSTRIPKVQEMVKEFFGKDPNKSVNPDEVVALGAAVQAGVLGGEKTDILLLDVTPLTLGIETLGGVMTTMIQRNTTIPTRKSEIFSTASDNQTSVEVHVLQGERPMAGDNKTLGKFHLVGIPPAPRGVPQVEVTFDIDANGIVNVSAKDVGTGREQKITITSSSGLSKDEIDKMMKDAESHAGDDEKKKASIEARNRLDGLVYSVEKSFSENKDKLDAAAAAEIETAISDSKTALGGDDADAMNGAFERLQTASHKIAEVLYSQAASQPDENAEQASSASAGAEGDSGTASSSDDGDVIDAEYVDVEEEKKD; from the coding sequence ATGAGCAAGATCATCGGAATCGACTTAGGAACGACGAACTCGGTCGTGGCCGTTATGGAAGGCGGCGAACCGATCGTCATCACCAATGCGGAAGGCGGCCGGACGACCCCGTCGGTCGTGGCCTTTGCCAAGGACGGCAATCGCCTCGTTGGCCAGGTAGCAAAACGCCAGGCAGTTACAAACCCTGAGAATACGCTGTATTCCATCAAGCGCTTCATGGGCCGCAAGTTTGACGAGGTCCAGGGCGAGATAAAACAGGTTCCTTATAAAGTAGAAAGGGCCTCGAACGGCGACGTCCGTATTGATGCAGAAGGCAAGCAATACAGCCCGCCGGAGATCGCCGCCATAGTGCTCCAAAAGCTAAAGCAATCTGCCGAAGATTACCTCGGCGCAAAGGTCGAAAAGGCGGTCATCACCGTCCCGGCCTACTTTAATGACGCTCAGCGGCAGGCAACCAAAGACGCCGGCAAGATCGCGGGCCTCGAGGTTCTCCGCATCGTCAATGAACCGACGGCCGCCGCTCTAGCCTACGGGCTCGACAAGAAAAAAGACGAGACCATCGCGGTCTTCGACTTCGGCGGCGGTACATTCGATATCTCTGTTCTTGAGGTCGGCGAAGGTGTTGTCGAGGTCAAATCGACCAACGGCGACACCCACCTCGGCGGCGACGACGTCGATGAGGTGCTGATCAAGTGGATCATTGATGAATTCAAAAAAGACCAGGGAATTGACCTGACCTCGGACAAGATGGCGCTCCAGCGGCTCAAAGAATCTGCCGAAAAGGCCAAGGTCGAGCTCTCGTCCACGATGGAAACCGAGATCAACCTGCCCTTCATCACCGCCGATGCCTCCGGGCCGAAGCACCTTGTGATGAAGCTCACGCGGTCAAAGTTTGAGAACCTCGTCGAGCCCGTCCTAAAGCGGCTTATGCCGCCCGTCGAGCAAGCGATAAAGGATGCAGGCATTACCGCAAAGGAGATCGATGAGATCGTTCTCGTTGGCGGTTCGACCCGTATCCCGAAGGTCCAGGAAATGGTCAAAGAGTTTTTTGGCAAGGACCCGAATAAGTCGGTAAACCCGGATGAAGTTGTGGCTTTAGGTGCTGCCGTCCAAGCCGGGGTTCTCGGCGGTGAGAAGACGGATATTCTGCTTCTGGACGTTACTCCGCTGACTCTCGGCATCGAAACGCTCGGCGGCGTTATGACGACAATGATCCAGCGGAACACGACCATCCCGACGCGTAAGTCGGAGATATTCTCGACCGCATCGGATAACCAGACATCGGTTGAGGTCCACGTTCTGCAGGGTGAACGCCCGATGGCCGGCGACAACAAAACGCTCGGCAAGTTTCACCTTGTCGGCATTCCGCCGGCACCGCGTGGAGTTCCGCAGGTCGAGGTGACCTTTGATATCGACGCCAACGGCATCGTCAACGTCTCTGCAAAGGATGTCGGCACCGGCCGCGAGCAGAAGATAACCATCACATCCTCGAGCGGCCTTTCGAAGGACGAGATCGACAAGATGATGAAGGACGCCGAATCGCACGCCGGCGACGACGAGAAGAAGAAAGCTTCGATCGAAGCCCGCAACCGGCTCGATGGCCTTGTTTATAGCGTCGAGAAGAGCTTCTCCGAAAATAAAGATAAGCTTGACGCGGCCGCAGCGGCTGAGATCGAAACCGCCATCTCTGATTCAAAGACCGCACTCGGCGGCGATGATGCAGACGCGATGAACGGTGCTTTCGAACGCCTGCAGACAGCCTCGCACAAGATCGCAGAGGTTCTTTACAGTCAGGCAGCTTCTCAGCCGGATGAAAATGCGGAACAGGCATCTTCAGCTTCGGCCGGAGCTGAGGGCGACTCGGGCACAGCCTCATCTTCGGACGATGGCGATGTCATTGATGCAGAATACGTCGATGTTGAAGAGGAAAAGAAGGACTAA
- a CDS encoding ABC transporter ATP-binding protein: MEEIRKFARYFGPYKWPIVAGIFFILCSMSFGLMVPSLVGMAVDDLGSGVTWEKAFYYPLIILGANGISGIFLFWQRRLLINTSRHIEFDMRSDFYAAVVHQPLEFFQNTRVGDLMARATNDLAAVRQIVGPMILYTFQAVFALAITLPILFNISVKLTLLMLIPLPLVSLTVKFLGQQIHVRFEKIQEFFSDITARAQENISGVRVVRAYAREDTEIAAFEQLNEEYATRNLQLVKFSAAMRPLLFFFIGLGFVIIVAVGVPMAVEGEITAGDFTAFILYLQRMIWYLIALGYVVNLYQRGTASLKRFNAVLETEPTIKDSPEAREQPAIRGGIEFRNLTFGYDGRPVVSDISLKIEPGQTAAFVGRTGSGKSTLLNFIPRLLDAPEGTLFIDGRPARSFPIEQLRRAIGFVPQETFLFSDTLAANIAFGSEQDAESKISVEKAAEIAGLAEDVRGFPDKYQQLVGERGITLSGGQKQRTAIARAVYRDPRILILDDSLSAVDTQTEEAILRNLREVRSGRTTLIASHRISTIRDADIICVLDRGRIIERGTHEELIALGGEYADLYQRQLLQEEIAATD, encoded by the coding sequence ATGGAAGAGATACGCAAATTCGCCCGCTACTTCGGCCCCTACAAATGGCCGATCGTCGCCGGCATCTTTTTCATACTCTGCTCGATGAGCTTCGGGCTGATGGTGCCCTCGCTGGTCGGGATGGCAGTCGATGACCTTGGCTCGGGCGTCACCTGGGAAAAGGCCTTTTACTATCCGCTTATCATCCTCGGTGCCAATGGCATCAGTGGCATTTTTCTTTTCTGGCAGCGGCGGCTCTTGATAAATACCTCGCGCCACATCGAGTTCGACATGAGGAGCGATTTCTACGCCGCGGTCGTCCATCAGCCGCTCGAGTTTTTTCAGAACACCCGCGTCGGCGACCTGATGGCGCGGGCGACCAACGACCTCGCGGCCGTCCGCCAGATCGTCGGGCCGATGATCCTCTACACGTTCCAGGCCGTCTTCGCACTCGCCATAACGCTCCCGATCCTTTTCAACATCTCCGTTAAGCTGACGCTACTGATGCTCATCCCGCTGCCGCTCGTTTCGCTGACGGTCAAGTTCCTTGGCCAGCAGATCCACGTCCGCTTTGAGAAGATCCAGGAGTTCTTTTCCGATATCACCGCCCGGGCGCAAGAGAACATCTCCGGCGTCCGCGTCGTCCGCGCATATGCCCGCGAGGATACGGAGATCGCTGCCTTCGAACAGCTCAATGAGGAATACGCGACGCGCAATCTTCAGCTCGTGAAGTTCTCGGCGGCGATGCGGCCGCTGCTCTTCTTTTTCATCGGGCTTGGGTTTGTGATCATCGTCGCGGTCGGCGTCCCGATGGCGGTCGAGGGCGAGATAACGGCCGGCGATTTCACCGCTTTTATCCTCTATCTGCAGCGGATGATCTGGTACCTCATCGCTCTCGGCTACGTCGTCAATCTTTACCAACGCGGCACCGCCAGCCTCAAGCGCTTCAACGCCGTGCTTGAGACGGAACCGACGATCAAGGACTCGCCCGAAGCCCGAGAGCAGCCCGCGATCCGCGGCGGCATCGAGTTTCGCAACCTGACCTTCGGCTATGACGGCCGGCCCGTCGTCTCCGACATTAGCCTCAAGATCGAGCCCGGCCAAACGGCCGCTTTCGTCGGGCGTACGGGCAGCGGCAAATCGACGCTGCTCAATTTCATTCCGCGGCTCCTCGATGCACCCGAGGGCACGCTCTTCATCGATGGCCGGCCGGCACGCAGTTTTCCCATCGAGCAGCTCCGAAGGGCGATCGGCTTTGTCCCGCAGGAGACGTTTCTTTTCTCCGATACGCTCGCCGCAAACATCGCCTTCGGCTCCGAGCAGGACGCGGAGAGCAAGATATCGGTTGAAAAAGCGGCCGAGATCGCCGGGCTTGCCGAGGACGTCCGCGGCTTTCCTGACAAATACCAACAGCTCGTCGGCGAACGCGGCATAACGCTCTCCGGCGGACAGAAACAGCGGACCGCCATCGCCCGTGCCGTCTATCGCGACCCGCGCATTTTGATACTCGACGATTCGCTCTCGGCCGTTGATACGCAGACCGAAGAGGCGATCCTCCGCAATCTCCGCGAGGTCCGCTCCGGCCGGACGACGCTCATCGCCTCGCACCGCATTTCGACCATCCGCGATGCCGACATTATCTGTGTGCTTGACCGCGGGCGTATAATTGAACGCGGCACCCACGAAGAGCTCATCGCTCTCGGAGGCGAATATGCCGACCTCTATCAGCGGCAGCTCTTGCAAGAGGAGATCGCCGCCACCGATTAA
- a CDS encoding SGNH/GDSL hydrolase family protein, which yields MKYLTAALLLAPVSPALYAQGLYARWRIGVLPPAGGPNFGVINEAEGDAEPASLLVIGESTVAGLGARDHERALTGQFALHLSRNIGRPVEWHVVGKSGVTTRRTIDELLPQVPGRKFDYVLVGLGGNDVLKLSSPMKFRRDMTEFLGLLHERTSKPVTFVSNCPMIGMSTSIPQPIKGILWELSKTHDANVRELTARMERVFYYPQPREMKLEGFFADGVHPSEKGYADWAEAMMEYFAANHEW from the coding sequence ATGAAATATCTCACGGCGGCGTTGCTGCTGGCACCCGTTTCGCCTGCGCTTTATGCCCAAGGGCTTTATGCGCGGTGGCGGATCGGCGTGCTGCCGCCGGCGGGCGGGCCGAACTTCGGTGTGATAAATGAAGCCGAAGGCGATGCCGAGCCAGCGAGCCTTTTGGTGATCGGCGAATCGACCGTTGCGGGGCTCGGGGCACGCGATCATGAGCGGGCATTGACGGGACAATTTGCACTGCACCTGAGCCGCAATATCGGGCGGCCGGTGGAATGGCACGTGGTCGGGAAAAGCGGCGTTACGACGCGGCGGACGATAGACGAACTCTTGCCGCAGGTGCCCGGGCGTAAGTTTGACTATGTACTCGTCGGGCTTGGCGGGAACGACGTGCTTAAGCTCTCAAGCCCGATGAAGTTTCGCCGCGATATGACCGAGTTCCTCGGCCTGCTCCATGAGCGGACGAGCAAGCCCGTCACGTTTGTTTCCAATTGCCCGATGATCGGGATGTCCACCTCGATACCGCAGCCGATCAAGGGCATTCTCTGGGAACTCTCAAAAACGCATGATGCGAACGTCCGCGAGCTGACCGCCCGGATGGAACGCGTTTTCTATTACCCGCAGCCGCGGGAGATGAAGCTCGAAGGCTTTTTCGCCGATGGCGTTCACCCCTCGGAAAAAGGCTACGCCGACTGGGCCGAAGCGATGATGGAATACTTCGCCGCGAACCACGAATGGTAG
- a CDS encoding carbamoyltransferase, producing MSVILGINSNHAGSSASVVVDGIPVAAIAEERLNRIKYFAGFPALSITRCLEIAGLSLSDVEHVAVGRDSSANLHKKLEFAIRNPSKLLNLASIRRKSKAFDDLATMIADQCGVDKASLRFKQHNVEHHLAHTASAYLASEWEHSAGITIDGSGDFVSCLFSECKGNEIRPIRKVFVPHSLGTFYTAVCQFIGYGKYGDEGKVMGLAPLGEDTYRDFFEGAVIPTEKGFDLNPDFFLPFGANQGMEINDKGEMIVHRLYSDLFIKTFGEPRERHSEITKRDEDISFGLQRVFEDRYMHLLRLLHREVPTPRVSMAGGCALNSVANGKLLTETPFRETCIQPAAGDDGLALGAALFVSNSVLKEGVRWKMENSYLGDEFSDDEIRNELAKYDLEFQELTRDELLDRTSEEIKNGMVVGWFQGRMEWGPRALGNRSILAHPGFPNMKDILNARIKHREAFRPFAPSVLAERQTDLFEHDHPSPFMLHVYKIKPEWRERLSAVNHVDDTGRLQTVSRIENPLYYDLITAFDRKTGIPVILNTSFNENEPIVCKPSEAIECYLRTRMDVLVIGSFFCKKPDAGESK from the coding sequence ATGAGCGTAATTCTAGGCATAAATTCAAATCATGCGGGGTCATCTGCATCCGTCGTCGTCGATGGCATTCCGGTTGCGGCCATCGCCGAAGAGCGCCTTAACCGCATTAAGTACTTCGCCGGATTTCCCGCACTTTCGATAACCCGTTGTCTTGAGATCGCAGGGCTGAGCCTTTCCGACGTAGAGCATGTTGCCGTTGGTCGTGACTCGTCCGCCAATCTACACAAGAAACTTGAGTTCGCCATCCGAAACCCTTCGAAGCTTTTGAACCTTGCTTCGATCCGCCGCAAGAGCAAAGCATTTGACGACCTTGCGACCATGATCGCCGACCAATGCGGAGTCGATAAGGCGAGTTTGCGGTTCAAGCAGCACAACGTCGAACACCACCTCGCGCATACAGCAAGCGCTTATTTAGCTTCCGAATGGGAACACTCGGCCGGGATAACCATCGATGGTTCCGGAGACTTCGTTTCGTGTTTGTTTTCCGAATGCAAAGGTAACGAGATCCGCCCGATCCGCAAGGTTTTCGTTCCTCATTCGCTCGGGACGTTCTACACGGCCGTCTGCCAGTTCATCGGCTACGGAAAGTATGGCGACGAAGGCAAGGTCATGGGCCTTGCTCCGCTCGGCGAAGATACCTATCGCGATTTTTTTGAAGGTGCCGTCATCCCAACCGAGAAGGGCTTTGACCTCAATCCCGATTTTTTCCTGCCCTTCGGTGCGAATCAGGGAATGGAGATCAACGACAAAGGCGAGATGATCGTTCATCGTCTTTACTCGGACCTATTCATCAAGACGTTCGGCGAGCCGCGTGAACGGCATTCGGAGATCACCAAACGCGACGAAGACATTTCCTTTGGGCTCCAACGCGTCTTTGAGGATCGGTACATGCACCTTTTGCGATTGCTACACAGGGAAGTGCCGACCCCGCGTGTGTCGATGGCCGGCGGCTGTGCCTTAAACTCGGTTGCCAACGGCAAGCTGCTGACCGAGACGCCATTTCGCGAGACGTGCATACAGCCCGCCGCTGGCGACGACGGCCTCGCACTCGGTGCCGCTTTATTTGTAAGCAACTCCGTTCTAAAGGAAGGCGTCCGGTGGAAGATGGAAAATTCCTATCTCGGCGACGAATTTTCCGACGACGAGATCAGGAACGAACTCGCAAAGTATGACCTTGAGTTCCAAGAGTTGACCCGCGACGAACTGCTTGACCGAACGTCCGAAGAGATAAAGAACGGAATGGTCGTCGGTTGGTTTCAGGGGCGTATGGAATGGGGGCCGCGAGCACTCGGGAACCGCTCGATCCTCGCCCATCCGGGCTTTCCGAATATGAAGGACATTCTCAACGCACGCATTAAGCACCGCGAAGCCTTCAGGCCTTTCGCTCCGAGCGTGCTCGCCGAAAGGCAAACGGATCTGTTCGAACACGACCATCCTTCGCCGTTCATGCTCCACGTTTATAAGATCAAACCGGAATGGCGAGAACGGCTCTCGGCGGTCAACCACGTTGACGACACCGGCAGGCTCCAAACGGTCAGCCGCATCGAGAACCCTTTGTATTACGACCTGATCACGGCATTTGACCGCAAGACGGGAATTCCCGTGATCCTTAATACGAGCTTTAATGAAAACGAGCCGATCGTCTGCAAGCCTTCCGAGGCGATCGAGTGCTATCTGCGGACGCGAATGGATGTGCTTGTCATCGGCTCATTTTTTTGTAAGAAACCGGACGCTGGAGAATCAAAATGA
- a CDS encoding class I SAM-dependent methyltransferase encodes MVCENGHVYPVISGVPILLIEEAESTHDYIKRTFEAIKDNSLLTDADRSTDNAGTIDPFVQGEVPYTSGNLYFSVQNRLERYPIPHLRLPEGNGATFLDIGCNWGRWCVAAGQLGYRPVGIDPSLRAVLAAKRVCKQLGIEADFVVGDCRFLPFRSAAFDTVFCYSVYQHLSKANAKISIEEAARVLKPGGNSLIQMPNVYGLRQFYNFWRRGFAEGEGFDVRYWKPAEILSVFERLIGPTKLTADCYFGLGLQASDADLFPTHYRALVRTSEALRRLSEKVPTLAKGADSVYLYSSKN; translated from the coding sequence TTGGTTTGCGAGAATGGCCATGTTTACCCGGTCATTTCCGGTGTCCCGATATTATTGATCGAAGAGGCTGAGAGCACGCACGACTACATAAAGCGTACGTTCGAGGCTATCAAGGACAATTCACTGTTAACCGATGCGGATCGCTCAACAGACAATGCTGGAACTATCGACCCGTTTGTTCAAGGCGAGGTTCCTTACACGTCCGGCAACCTCTACTTCTCGGTTCAGAACCGGCTAGAGCGTTATCCGATTCCGCATCTCCGGCTTCCGGAAGGAAACGGAGCAACCTTTCTTGACATCGGTTGCAACTGGGGCCGCTGGTGTGTGGCCGCGGGGCAATTGGGTTATCGTCCCGTCGGGATCGATCCGAGTTTGCGTGCCGTGCTCGCCGCGAAAAGGGTTTGTAAACAACTTGGGATCGAGGCCGATTTCGTCGTTGGTGACTGCCGTTTTCTTCCGTTTCGGTCCGCTGCGTTCGATACGGTTTTTTGCTACAGCGTCTATCAACATTTGAGTAAGGCGAATGCGAAGATCTCCATCGAGGAAGCGGCGAGAGTGTTGAAGCCCGGCGGTAACTCACTGATCCAGATGCCAAACGTCTACGGGCTTCGGCAATTCTACAACTTTTGGCGTCGCGGTTTCGCCGAGGGCGAAGGTTTTGATGTTCGTTACTGGAAACCGGCCGAGATCCTTTCGGTCTTCGAACGATTGATCGGGCCCACAAAGCTGACCGCCGATTGTTATTTCGGCCTCGGCCTTCAAGCAAGCGATGCCGATCTGTTCCCAACGCATTATCGCGCTTTGGTACGAACCTCTGAAGCACTTCGGAGGCTGAGCGAGAAAGTGCCGACATTGGCGAAAGGCGCCGATAGCGTTTATCTTTACTCATCTAAGAACTGA
- a CDS encoding response regulator transcription factor, translated as MKILIVEDEEHLANGLRFNLEAEGFEASVAADGETALEQITGGSFDAIVLDVMMPGIDGFTVARTLRERSDFTPILMLTALGRPEDVIKGFEAGADDYLPKPFDLNVFLARIRGLIRRSGWQAEGEKRAAEEYNINGRIIDLDNLELRHGGGSERLTLMEAKLLRYLIENAGRAVSRREILDDVWELHADTDTRAIDNFIVRLRRYLEDEPNNPRILQTVRGIGYRFNPPES; from the coding sequence ATGAAGATACTTATCGTCGAAGATGAAGAGCACCTTGCCAACGGGCTGCGGTTCAACCTTGAGGCCGAGGGCTTTGAAGCGAGCGTTGCCGCCGATGGCGAAACGGCGCTCGAACAGATCACCGGCGGCAGCTTTGATGCGATCGTACTTGATGTGATGATGCCGGGCATTGATGGGTTTACAGTCGCCCGAACTCTTCGCGAGCGGAGCGACTTTACGCCAATTTTGATGCTGACGGCTCTCGGCCGTCCTGAAGATGTGATCAAGGGCTTTGAGGCCGGTGCCGATGATTACCTGCCGAAGCCCTTTGACCTCAATGTCTTTCTCGCACGCATCCGCGGGCTGATCCGCCGGAGCGGTTGGCAGGCCGAGGGCGAAAAACGCGCCGCAGAGGAATACAATATCAATGGCCGCATCATTGATCTCGACAATCTCGAGCTCCGCCACGGCGGCGGCTCCGAACGCCTGACCCTGATGGAGGCAAAGCTGCTTCGCTACCTTATCGAAAATGCTGGCCGGGCCGTCTCACGCCGCGAGATACTCGATGACGTCTGGGAACTCCACGCCGATACCGACACCCGCGCCATCGACAACTTCATCGTCCGCCTCCGCCGCTATCTTGAGGACGAACCGAACAATCCTCGCATCCTCCAGACCGTCCGCGGCATCGGCTACCGCTTCAACCCGCCCGAGTCGTGA
- a CDS encoding HAMP domain-containing histidine kinase, whose translation MQRRKSAIFFLVLGISLSALTVALNVGWIILSFREVVMMILGVIFFALIITGLILNTIFLVREIRRNEQHDAFLNAVTHELKTPIASIRLYLDTLRSRDISPEQRAEFYDIMLKDSDRLLHTVDEVLQASRARTREALTVSERIDVGEAVREAAEAVTKRYALDEGEIRISAPASPLFITGDPAAIQTVFLNLLDNAIKYSPDERRVAVRIRPSKGGRMVDVFVRDQGIGLDATEFKRIFRRFYRVGDKSAKAIKGTGLGLYLVRSIVKKHGGSTRAQSKGRGPRDDHSCPLSGR comes from the coding sequence ATGCAGCGGCGAAAGTCAGCCATTTTCTTCCTTGTTCTCGGCATTAGCCTTAGTGCCCTTACCGTTGCGCTCAATGTCGGCTGGATAATCTTGAGCTTTCGCGAGGTCGTGATGATGATCCTCGGGGTGATCTTTTTTGCCCTGATCATCACCGGCCTCATCCTTAATACCATCTTCCTTGTCCGCGAGATCCGCCGCAATGAGCAGCACGATGCCTTTCTAAATGCCGTCACGCACGAGCTGAAAACGCCGATCGCCTCGATCCGCCTCTACCTCGATACGCTTCGCAGCCGCGACATTTCGCCCGAGCAGCGAGCAGAGTTTTACGACATTATGCTCAAGGATAGCGATCGGCTCCTGCATACGGTCGATGAGGTGCTTCAGGCGAGCCGTGCCCGCACGCGAGAGGCCCTCACCGTCAGCGAACGTATAGATGTCGGCGAGGCCGTCCGCGAAGCTGCCGAGGCCGTCACCAAACGCTATGCTCTCGATGAAGGCGAAATTCGCATTTCGGCGCCGGCCTCGCCGCTCTTTATCACCGGCGACCCCGCGGCGATCCAGACCGTTTTCCTCAACCTTCTAGACAACGCAATAAAGTATTCGCCCGATGAGCGTCGCGTTGCCGTCCGCATTCGCCCCTCGAAGGGTGGAAGAATGGTTGACGTCTTTGTCCGCGACCAAGGCATCGGGCTTGACGCCACGGAGTTCAAACGCATTTTCCGCCGCTTTTACCGCGTCGGGGATAAAAGCGCAAAGGCGATCAAGGGCACCGGGCTCGGGCTTTATCTTGTCCGTTCTATCGTAAAAAAACACGGCGGCAGCACACGTGCCCAGAGCAAGGGCCGAGGGCCGCGGGACGACCATTCTTGTCCGCTTTCCGGCCGCTGA